The region TCGCAGACCGGGCTCACTCCTCGCGCTCACCGAGCCATCTCCGTTCGCGACTGCGGGGCTCGCAGACCCGGCTCACTCCTCGCGCTCACCAGCGTCCTCTCGAAATGCGTACGGCAAGGTAGACCAGGCCACCGGCGAGCCCGCCCAGGCCAGCGACCAACAGGCTGACAAACCCGATCTCGGTAACCATCCCGACCATCCTATGCTGGGCCACATGGCCCGCACTCTCGTCGTCAAGGCCACCGCGGGGGCGGACGCCCCGGAGCGGTGCGCGCAGGCATTCACGGTCGCCGCGACGGCTGTCGCGGCCGGGGTGGACGTGTCGCTCTGGCTGACCGGCGAATCGACCTGGTTCGCGGTACCCGGCCGCGCCCAACAGTTCGAGCTGCCGCACTCCGCGCCTCTGGCCGAGCTGTTGCACGTCATCCTGACCAGTGGCCGGGTGACCGCCTGCACCCAGTGCGCGGCCCGACGGGAGATCGGCCCGGACGATGTGCTCCCCGGGGTCCGGATCGCAGGCGCCGCAGTCTTCGTCGAGGAGGCGTTGGCCGAGGGCGCGCAGGCGCTGGTCTACTGAGCACCGAGGAGGAGTGCCGATACCGGCCCGACATCTCGGGCGGCTGCCTACGATTCGGATGTGACCGAGGCGGCGGAGAGGTTCTTCGAATCACTGCCGGCGCGCGCCCCTGACCTCCTCGTCGGCCTGACCGACGGGACCCTCCAGATCGACCTCGGCACCGACCACCGGACCGAGCACTGGATGGTGCGGATGCGGCCCGGGTCAGTGCAGGTCAGTCGCGAACGCGGCCCGGCCGACGCCATCTGGTACAGCAGCGAAGCCCTCTTCGACCGGCTGATCACCGGCGAGGCCCAGAGTGTCGCGGCCGTGCTGCGCAACGAGAGCACGTTCAGCGGGAACGTGGTGCTCTTCCTCGCCTTCCGCCGGTTCTTCCCGAACCCGCCCGGCACCCGCGACCCGCGCGAGGTAGCACGCAGAACAGCCGGGCGTCCGGTGTGAAGGACCTCGTCAGCATCCTGGACGGCAACACCTTCCTGGTCAGTGACCGCCAGGGAGACATCGAGCCGTCCTTCGACTTCCCCACCGGGTTGTTCTCCTTCGACACGCGGTTCCTGTCCAGGTGGGTGCTCACCCTCGACGGCCAGCGGCTGCACGCCCTCTCCATGGACGACGCCGAGTCGTACCGCACCAAGTTCTTCCTCGCCCCCGGTGAGCCCACGCACTACCTGGACGCGAAGGCGTCGGTGATCCGCAGTCGGGAGATCGTGGGCAGCTTCGAGGAGGAGCTGACAGTGCTGAACCACACCGGTGCGGAGGTCGAGTTCACCGTCCGGATCGACGTCGAGGCCGACTTCGCCGACCTGTTCGAGATCAAGCACTCCCGCCAGAAGCGGGGTACGACCACTGTCACCGTCTCCGGCAACGAACTGCGGCTCAGCTACCGGCGGGAGGCGTTCCACCGGGAGACGACGGTCACGACCACCGCGCCGGCGCAGGTCGACGCCGACGGTCTGACCTTCCGCATCCGGATCGCCCGCAACGGCAAGTGGACCACCCGGCTGCACGTGTCCAGCGTCGTCTACGGGGCGCGCGGTCAGGACATCCGGGCAACCCTGCCGTACGGGGGCAGCCGCAGCGCGGACGCGATCCGGGCCGAGCAGCAGGAGCTGATCGACCGGGCACCGAAGCTCGGCTGCGACTGCGAGCCGCTGGCCGGGGCGTACCGGCGCAGCCTCAACGACCTGGCCGCACTGCGCTACGAGTCGATCGCGCTGGGCGTGCGGCTGATCGCCGCCGGGCTGCCCTGGTTCATGACCCTGTTCGGCCGGGACAGCATCATCACGTCGTTGCAGGTGCTGCCGTTCCTGCCGGAGTTGGTCCCGCCGACCCTCCTGATGCTGGCCGGCTTGCAGGGGCACCGGGTGGACGACTTCCGGGACGAGGAGCCCGGCAAGATCCTGCACGAGCTGCGGTACGGGGAGACCGCCGGCTTCGAGGAGCAGCCGCACTCGCCGTACTACGGGTCGGCCGACTCGACACCACTGTTCGTCATCCTGGTCGACGAGTACGAGCGGTGGACGGGCGACGCCGCGCTGGTCCGTCGGCTGGAGCCGCAGGTCCGCGCGGCGCTGGAATGGATCGACACGTACGGCGACCTGCTCGGCACCGGTTACCTCTGGTATCAGACCCGCAACCCGGAGACCGGTCTGCAGAACCAGTGCTGGAAGGACTCCTGGGACGCCATCTCGTACGCCGACGGTCAGATGCCCGGCTTTCCCCGGGCAACGTGCGAGTTGCAGGGGTACGCGTACGACGCGAAGATCCGGGCCGCCCGGCTGGCCCGGACCTGTTGGAACGACCGGGCGTACGCCGACCGGCTGGAGCGGGAGGCCGCCGACCTCAAGCGGCGGTTCGACCGCGACTTCTGGATCGCCGACCGCGGGTACTACGCGCTGGCGCTGGACGCCGACGGCCGGCAGGTGGACGCGCTGACCTCGAACATCGGGCACCTGCTGTGGAGCGGCATCGTGGACGAGTCCCGTGCCGGCAAGGTGGTCGAGCATCTGCTCGGGCCGCGCCTGTTCTCCGGCTGGGGGGTGCGGACGCTCGCCGAGGACCAGGGGCGGTACAACCCGATCGGGTACCACGTGGGCACCGTCTGGCCGTTCGACAACTCGATCATCGCCTGGGGTCTGTGGCGGTACGGCTTCCGCGAGGAGGCCGGCCTGATCTGCGACACGATGCTGGCGGCGTCGCGGTACTTCGAGGGGCGGCTGCCGGAGGCGTTCGCCGGCTACACCCGCGACCTCACCGACTACCCGGTGGAGTACCCGACCGCGTGCAGTCCACAGGCCTGGTCGACCGGCACCCCGCTGCTGCTGCTCCGGGTGATGCTGGGGTTGGAACCGCAGGGCGAGCACCTGATCATCGACCCGGCCGTGCCTCCGGGGATGGGCCGTGTCGAGCTGCTGGACATCCCCGGCCGCTGGGGAAAGGTGGACGCGTTGGGCCGCAGCCGTGGTTCGACGGATCAGCCGGACGGCAACTGATCGGGGCCGGCCGCTCGGCTCATCCCGGGCAGCCGACGGTGGCGGACACCCGGGTGGCGTCCGGGCCGAGATCGGCGAACACCGTGACCGGGCCGGTGCGGTACGCGTACACCGGGGGTTTGTCCAGCAGCGGGGCGTCTCCGGCCAGCGCGGCGAGCGCGGCCGTGGAAGCGGCCGGGCCGGGACCACCCGCGGAGCGCACGGTGCGGGCCAGCCCGCCGCCCGGGCAGGGTGCGGTGACCAGTTCGGGCGTCGCGTCGCTCGGCCGGCCGAGCGCCCCCAGCGCCACGGTCAGGGCGGTGGCCTCCGGACCGGTCGCGGCGGCGGTGGCCGGCGTGTAGCCCGAGCCGATGGGCCGGCAACCGGTGTCGACGACCAGGCGGACCTGCCCGTCCACTGTCGGCCGCCCCTCGACGGCCACGAACTCTCCGGCGTCGGCGTTCAGCTCCGGGCCGTTCAGCCCGGACCCGACCCAGGCCCGCCAGCTCGCCGGCAGCCGCTCGGCGATCCCGGCCAGCACGGCCCGCTCGGTGCCGGTGGGCGCGAGCACGCCCACGTCCCGGCGCAGCCTCGCCCCGTCGGCGAACGGGGTGACCCGGCAGCCCTCCGCGACCCTCGGCGGGCTCAACTCCAGCATGCCGGCCGCCCCCGCCGCACGGACCAGCTCGCCGACCGCCCGGTCGACCACCGGGCCAGCCTGATCGAGGGAGCGCTGTTCGCGCACGGTCGGCGGATCGTCGCGGACCGACGTCCAGGTGAGTACGGCCAGCAACACGGCCCAGGCCGCCGTCGCGGCCAGCAACCGCCGCCGCCACGGCCGGGCCGGCGTTGGCGCGGCCGGACCAGCCGAAGGGGCCCAACCCGTCTGGACAGCACCGCTCACCCGGCCATGGTGTCACGCCCCCGCCGCCGAACCGGCAGCGGAGGCGTCGGCCCGGAATCCGGCGACGGGCTGCGGGGTCAGGTGGGCTGCGGTGGCTCCTGTGGCACCGTCGGCGGGGTGACCAGCCGAACGGTCGACGTCGGGCCACCAGGCGACCGGAACAGCATCGTCCGCAACTCGGCCAGGTCCGGGCAGCTGACCACCTGGCCGATCCCGTCGAGTTGCCGGAGCACCCGCTCGACCACGGCAGCATCCGCGCTCACGCAGAGCACCAGCGGAACCTTGTCACCGGACGCGCCGCCGTCACCCGCACCAACCTTGGTATCCACCTCTAGATAGTGACGCATACCGATTGATTCCGTTGGTCCGCCCGAGCCCGGAGTTGCGCTGGTACCACTTCGGGTTACCGGCGTGTGGAAGGACGACCGGGGCCGGCCACCCGTGTGGGTGACCGGCCCCGGTCGATCAGAGCAGTGGGTCAGGCGACGGTGACGGCAACCTCGTTGACGCCCCGGCCGGCGGTGACGGCGGTGTCGCCGTTGCCCTGCCGGGACAGCGCCCGCAGCGTCCAGGCGCCCGGCGCGGCGAAGAACCGGAACTGGCCGGCGGTCGAGGTCACCACCTCGGCGGTGAACTCACCGGTCGAGTCGAGCAGCCGGACGTACGCGCCGGGCACCGGCTCGTCCTCGGCGGAGCGGACGATCCCGGTGATGACGGTTTCCTTCTCCAGGTCCAGGCTGGCCGGCAGCGGCGCGGCCTGGTCGGGTGCGGCGCACCCCGCGGCGGTGGGGAGTGTCATGATCAGGCCTCCCCGGGTTCGTCGCCGAGCGCGACCGGCACGCCGACCAGCGAGCCGTACTCGGTCCAGGAACCGTCGTAGTTCTTGACGTTGCGGTGGCCCAGCAACTCCTGCAGCACGAACCAGGTGTGCGAGGAGCGCTCGCCGATGCGGCAGTAGGCGATGGTCTCCTTGCCGTCGTCGAGCCCCGCGTCGCCGTAGATCCTGCGCAGTTCGTCGTCGGACCGGAAGGTGCCGTCCTCGTTGGCAGCCTTGGACCACGGGACGCTGATCGCGGTGGGGATGTGGCCGGCCCGCTGCGCCTGCTCCTGCGGCAGGTGGGCGGGGGCGAGCAGCCGGCCGGCGAACTCGTCGGGGCTGCGCACGTCGACCAGGTTCTTGGTGCCGATCGCGGCGACGACCTCGTCGCGGAAGGCCCGGATGGAGGTGTCCGGCTCCTGCGCGACGTACTGCGTCGCCGGGCGGGTCACCGAGTCGGTGACCAGCGGGCGGGCGTCCAACTCCCACTTCTTGCGACCACCGTCGAGCAGCTTCACGTCGCCGTGGCCGTAGAGCTTGAAGTACCAGTAGGCGTACGCCGCGAACCAGTTGTTGTTGCCGCCGTACAGGATGACGGTGTCGTCGTTGCTGATGCCCCGCTCGGAGAGCAGCGCCTCGAACTGGGACTTGTTGACGAAGTCCCGGCGGACCTGGTCCTGCAGGTCGGTCTTCCAGTCAATCTTGATGGCACCGGCGATGTGGCCGGTGTCGTAGGCCGAGGTGTCCTCGTCGACCTCGACGAAGACGACGCCCGGGGCGTCGAGGTTCTTCTCGGCCCACTCGGCCGAAACGAGTGCGGTGTCGCGACTCATCGAATCACTCCCTGGTGAGGATGGATGGTGAGCCAACGCGCGAGATCGATGGATGTATCTGTCGCACCACGCGCGGGACCCAGCGGAAGGACGGGATCACGGGTTCGTGCGACGGCGCCGCTGCCGGGCGTTCGGTGGGATGACCGGAGGGTGTGAGAACCCCGTGCCGGTGGCCGCCGTCAGGCGGCCGGAGACAGCCCCGCCGTCAGATGACGGGGCGACACAGGCAGGTGGCCACGCGGCACAGGTCGACCGCGCGCCGTTTGGTGAGGTGGGTCCCCATGGCCAGGGAGCCTACCAGCCAGTGACCGTGCTGCCACTGGGCCGACCACCATCCGGGATCACCCGGACCGTCGGGCACGCCGCCGACCGGACGTCAGCTGACCGAATTGATCGGTACGTTCTTCGCGTCGACGGTGACCGCCAACCCCTCCGGCAGCGGCCGAACCTCCCGCACGGTGAGCTGGAAGGGCAGCTCGGGTAGGGGCACGTCGATGGAGATGCTCTTGGCGTAGTTGCTGAGGAAGGTGCGGGCCAGCGGTAGGTTCGGCAGACCGGCCGCGTCCAGGTCGTTGAAGCGCAGGGCGACCGCACCGTTGTCGGCGACGGTGACGTCGGCGGTGCCGGCGACGGTCAGCTTCTGACCGAGGATGTCCACCGGCGCGGTGACGGCGAGCCTGCCGTTCTGCTCGCCGAGGGTGAGCCCGGGGCGCTTCAGCAGAGCGGCCAGGCTGTCGTAGCTGATCGTGCCGGCGCCGTTGACGGTGTCCGCGACGATGTCCCCCTGGCCGGTGCGCAGGGTGTCCAGCGAGGCCCGGACGTTGCGGGCGGTCACGTCGAGCACCGGCAGTTGCACGGCGTCACCCTCGACCGGGGCCTGCACGTCCCGCAGGTTGATGGTGATCCGCTCGTAGCGGCCGTCGAGCACCTGGGTGAGGAACGGGGTGCCGGCCACCTCCACATCGGGCGTGGCGGACTGGGCACCCTGCTTGGCGAGCTCCTGGCTGACCCGGTCGGCGATGGTCCGCTCGGCCACCCCGACCGCCACCCGGTCGGCGACCACCAGCAACCCGGCCACCACCAGGAGCAGGACGATCAGGCCGATGAGCAGCTTGCGGCCGCGCCGTCGGGGACGCGCTCCGTCCGCCGGATAGTCCTCCGCCACGCCGCCTCCCGTCTTCACCCGCCGCGCCGCGACGGGTCGTCCACACCGGTGCCGCAGCGCGGCGTACCCGTTGGTACCCGACCGACCCCGGGCTCAACCGTGACTCAGAGGAAGAGCATGCACATGGCGTACGCGGCCGGCGCCGCCAGGGCGAAGCCGCCCAGCGGACCCTGCATGTGCCGGGCCACCCACATCGTCGGCGGCTCTCCGGCCATCAGCCGGCCCGCCTCCGCGTACCCCACGGCGAGGTCGGAGAGCACGGCGGTGACCGCCGCGACCAGGCCGATCACGGCGGCCCGGGTCGGCGTGAAGGGAGCCACCAGGTAGCTGCCCAGAAGCGCGCTGGTCAGCGTGCCGACCATCGCGCCGGCCACCACACCGGCGGCGCCGCGAGGCACCTGCGGGGCCAGCCGGGGCCACGGCAGTACGGCGTCGGTGAGCCGGGCGACGGTCAGCGCGACGCCGCTCGCGGTCAGGCAGACGGTGATCGCCTGGGTGCCGGCCGGGATCCGGCTGAGCACGATCAGCGTGCCGAAGGCCACCACCCCGACCACGATGAGCAGCGTCGCGCCGAGGGAGTCGGTGACCCGGACCCGGTCGACGCGGCGGACCAGCTGGCCGAGCACCGCGGCGACGAACCCGCCGACGGCCAGATAGCCCAGCGGGGCCAGCCCGGCGATGTCGCTCTGCACCGCGGCGACGTCGGCGAGCGCCGCGACCCCGGCGCTGATCCCGGCGACCACCAGCAGCGCGGGGGGACGCATGGCCATCGTCCAGGCGAGCACGAAGAGCAACTGGACGCCGAAGATGATGAAGGCGAACGGCAGCCGGTGGCCGGGGCCGGACGTCTGCGCACCGAGCACCAGACCGACGCCGAGCAGCGCGGCGAAGCCGGCGATGGTCAACGCGAGCGGCCGGTGCACCTCGACCGGGGGTACGACCTCCTCTTCCGGCTCGTCGACCTCGTCTTCGGATCGGCGGGCCGGTTCGCCGGAGCGACGGGCTCGGCGCGGCCCACCCCGTTCGCGGCGATCGCCGTCGGTGGTGGCCGGACCGGTACGCGGCGCGGGCGGGTTACCGCGCGTCGGTGCGGCGGCCGGGCCCGGGTGGGGCCCGGCGGGCCACGATTCGCGGCCGGCCTCGGGCGAGGTGGAGGGAAACACGACCCGATCGTGCCAGACCGAGCGCCGGACACGGCGGTCACGGGTTTCAGCAACGTTAAAATCTGCTCCACGATCAGGGGCAAGGTAGACAAACGGGAAATGGCCAGACGGCGCGGCCGAGGCGATCGGTTACGCTCATCCCGTTACCCGCCCGTCAGCGACGCCGGGACCACGCAATTTCTCAGCACACTCCCCCGTGAGTGTGTCTGGTCGCGTGCGGCCGAGCGCCGCCGGGACGGAGGTGATCGTGGAGATCCTGCTGCTGGTGACCGCGCGCGCAGGCGAACCGTCGGCTGTGCTGCCGGCACTCGACCTGTTGCCGCACTCGGTCCGCACCGCGCCGCGCGACGTTCGCACCCTGGTCGCGGGCCCCAGCCCGGACGCGGTGCTGGTGGACGCCCGGTCGGAGCTGAGCGAGGCCCGAGCGACCTGCCGAATGCTGCACGCCACCGGGCTCGGCGTGCCGCTGGTCGCGGTGGTGACCGAGGCCGGCCTGATCGCACTGAACGCCGACTGGGGCGTCGACGACGTCATCCTCGCCTCGGCCGGCCCCGCCGAGGTGGAGGCACGGTTGCGGTTGGCGGTCGGCCGCCTGAGCAACGCGACGGCCGGAGCCGGCGGTTCGATCCGGGCCGGCGAGCTGACCATCGACCCCGACACGTACGCGGCCAAGCTGAAGGGCCGCCCTCTCGACCTCACCTACAAGGAGTTCGAGCTGCTGAAGTTCCTGGCCCAGCACCCGGGCCGGGTGTTCACCCGCGACCAACTCCTGCGGGAGGTCTGGGGCTACGACTACTTCGGCGGCACCCGCACGGTCGACGTGCACGTCCGGCGACTGCGCGCCAAGCTCGGCTCGGAGTACGAGTCGATGATCGGCACCGTCCGCCAGGTCGGATACAAGTTCGTCGTCCCGCCGTCGCGGTCGCTGCACGAGGCGGAGCACGCGCCGCTGCCCGTCTGATCGGTAAGTCGCCACCAATTTCCTGTATGCCCCTTTTTGCGCAGCTTGCCAGTCTTATTCTGACTGCCGGGTTTGCCGCAGAAAGGGGCCAGGGTGCGCGCAGTCATCACGGGGGCGACGGGTCGGCCGCGCCGGCCAGTCGGGCGCAAGCCGTGACGCGGGGCGTGTCGACCGCGAAGGCGACCGGGATCGTGACGCTGGTGTTGGCGGCGCTGCTCGGTTCGGCGTACGCGCTGGGCCACAGTCTCATGGTGGACCCGACACCCCGACACCCGACCGACGTCACCACGAAGGCGGACGGGCCGCGCTACGCCGACCAGCCCAGCGAGGGCGACCCGAACAGCGCCGCACACCCCGGCGGCAGCAGCGGCCCCGCCGAGGCCGGCCAGGACGGCTCGGGCCGCGACGCCGGCGGCGACAAGCTGTTCGGCGCGCACGAGACCACCGGGTCACCCCGGCTCGCGCTGACCTTCGACGACGGGCCGGACCCCCGGTACACCCCGCAGGTCCTCGCCGCACTGCGCGAGTTCGACGTGCGGGCCACGTTCTGCGTGGTCGGCGAGAACGCCCAGAACCATCCCGACCTGATCCGGGCGATCGTCGACGACGGACACACCCTGTGCAACCACTCGTGGCACCACGACGTCGGCCTGGGCGCCCGGTCGGCCGACGCGATCCGCGCCGACCTGCTGCGCACCAACGACGCGATCCGGGCGGCGGTGCCGAACGCGCCCATCGTCTGGTACCGGCAGCCCGGCGGAGCCTGGACGTACCCGGTGGTGTCGGTGGCGCGACAGCTCGGCATGACCCCGCTGCACTGGTCGGTCGACCCGTCGGACTGGGACCTTCCCGGCGCCGCCAAGATCACTGCAACCGTGGTGACCCAGGCCGCACCCGGCTCGGTGGTGCTGCTGCACGACGCCGGCGGCGACCGGCAAGGCACGGTGGAGGCCCTGCGCCGGATCCTGCCCGACCTGACCGCGCGTTTCGAACTGGAGGCGCTGCCCACCGATCCGACCTGATCCGCAGCTTTGCCCGGCGACGGTCCGGGCGGCACGACACGCAACGGATACGGTGACGGGATGAGCAGCGCGGAGCCGACCAGCGACCAGGTGACCCGGACCGACCGACTGGCAGCCGGGGAGATCGCCGACGTGCTGGCCCTGGCCAGCACCGCGGCTGACACCGACGGCGCGAGCCCGCTCGACGAGCACGTCCTGCTTCGACTGCGCGACCCGGACGCCCCGGCCCTGCACCTGATCGCCCGGGCCGACGACGGCACCCTGACCGGGTACGCCCACCTGGACACCACCGATCCGGTCGGCGGGATCGGAGTCGAACTGGTGGTGCACCCCGCGTACCGGCGGCGGGGCACCGGTCGTGCGTTGGCCCGGGGCGTGCTCGCTTCGGCCACCGGGCCGCTGCGGGCGTGGGCGCACGGCGACCACCCCTCGGCCGCTGCGCTCGGCGTCGACCTCGGCTTCACCCGGGCACGGGTGCTCTGGCAACTGCGCCGCCCCCTGGCCGCACCGCTCGGCGAGCCAGGCCTGCCCGACGGGGTGGCGCTGCGCGCGTTCCGGCCCGGGGCGGACGACGCGGCCTGGCTGACCCTCAACGCGCGCGCCTTCTCCGAGCACCCCGAGCAGGGGCGCTGGACCTCCGACGACCTGCGGGTCCGGCTGGCCGAACCCTGGTTCGACCCGGACGGCTTCCTGCTCGCCGAGGAGACCGGGACCGGTCGGCTGCTCGGTTTCCACTGGACCAAGGTGCACGAGCGCCCGGGCTCCGCCCGGATCGGCGAGGTGTACGTACTGGGGGTGGAGCCGA is a window of Micromonospora sp. WMMD961 DNA encoding:
- the mtfM gene encoding small membrane protein MtfM, whose translation is MVTEIGFVSLLVAGLGGLAGGLVYLAVRISRGRW
- a CDS encoding DsrE family protein, producing MLGHMARTLVVKATAGADAPERCAQAFTVAATAVAAGVDVSLWLTGESTWFAVPGRAQQFELPHSAPLAELLHVILTSGRVTACTQCAARREIGPDDVLPGVRIAGAAVFVEEALAEGAQALVY
- a CDS encoding SCP2 sterol-binding domain-containing protein, which translates into the protein MTEAAERFFESLPARAPDLLVGLTDGTLQIDLGTDHRTEHWMVRMRPGSVQVSRERGPADAIWYSSEALFDRLITGEAQSVAAVLRNESTFSGNVVLFLAFRRFFPNPPGTRDPREVARRTAGRPV
- a CDS encoding glycogen debranching N-terminal domain-containing protein, with protein sequence MKDLVSILDGNTFLVSDRQGDIEPSFDFPTGLFSFDTRFLSRWVLTLDGQRLHALSMDDAESYRTKFFLAPGEPTHYLDAKASVIRSREIVGSFEEELTVLNHTGAEVEFTVRIDVEADFADLFEIKHSRQKRGTTTVTVSGNELRLSYRREAFHRETTVTTTAPAQVDADGLTFRIRIARNGKWTTRLHVSSVVYGARGQDIRATLPYGGSRSADAIRAEQQELIDRAPKLGCDCEPLAGAYRRSLNDLAALRYESIALGVRLIAAGLPWFMTLFGRDSIITSLQVLPFLPELVPPTLLMLAGLQGHRVDDFRDEEPGKILHELRYGETAGFEEQPHSPYYGSADSTPLFVILVDEYERWTGDAALVRRLEPQVRAALEWIDTYGDLLGTGYLWYQTRNPETGLQNQCWKDSWDAISYADGQMPGFPRATCELQGYAYDAKIRAARLARTCWNDRAYADRLEREAADLKRRFDRDFWIADRGYYALALDADGRQVDALTSNIGHLLWSGIVDESRAGKVVEHLLGPRLFSGWGVRTLAEDQGRYNPIGYHVGTVWPFDNSIIAWGLWRYGFREEAGLICDTMLAASRYFEGRLPEAFAGYTRDLTDYPVEYPTACSPQAWSTGTPLLLLRVMLGLEPQGEHLIIDPAVPPGMGRVELLDIPGRWGKVDALGRSRGSTDQPDGN
- a CDS encoding DUF1416 domain-containing protein; amino-acid sequence: MTLPTAAGCAAPDQAAPLPASLDLEKETVITGIVRSAEDEPVPGAYVRLLDSTGEFTAEVVTSTAGQFRFFAAPGAWTLRALSRQGNGDTAVTAGRGVNEVAVTVA
- a CDS encoding sulfurtransferase, translating into MSRDTALVSAEWAEKNLDAPGVVFVEVDEDTSAYDTGHIAGAIKIDWKTDLQDQVRRDFVNKSQFEALLSERGISNDDTVILYGGNNNWFAAYAYWYFKLYGHGDVKLLDGGRKKWELDARPLVTDSVTRPATQYVAQEPDTSIRAFRDEVVAAIGTKNLVDVRSPDEFAGRLLAPAHLPQEQAQRAGHIPTAISVPWSKAANEDGTFRSDDELRRIYGDAGLDDGKETIAYCRIGERSSHTWFVLQELLGHRNVKNYDGSWTEYGSLVGVPVALGDEPGEA
- a CDS encoding Ms5788A family Cys-rich leader peptide; the encoded protein is MGTHLTKRRAVDLCRVATCLCRPVI
- a CDS encoding DUF2993 domain-containing protein, encoding MAEDYPADGARPRRRGRKLLIGLIVLLLVVAGLLVVADRVAVGVAERTIADRVSQELAKQGAQSATPDVEVAGTPFLTQVLDGRYERITINLRDVQAPVEGDAVQLPVLDVTARNVRASLDTLRTGQGDIVADTVNGAGTISYDSLAALLKRPGLTLGEQNGRLAVTAPVDILGQKLTVAGTADVTVADNGAVALRFNDLDAAGLPNLPLARTFLSNYAKSISIDVPLPELPFQLTVREVRPLPEGLAVTVDAKNVPINSVS
- a CDS encoding response regulator transcription factor, which encodes MIVEILLLVTARAGEPSAVLPALDLLPHSVRTAPRDVRTLVAGPSPDAVLVDARSELSEARATCRMLHATGLGVPLVAVVTEAGLIALNADWGVDDVILASAGPAEVEARLRLAVGRLSNATAGAGGSIRAGELTIDPDTYAAKLKGRPLDLTYKEFELLKFLAQHPGRVFTRDQLLREVWGYDYFGGTRTVDVHVRRLRAKLGSEYESMIGTVRQVGYKFVVPPSRSLHEAEHAPLPV
- a CDS encoding polysaccharide deacetylase family protein, with translation MTRGVSTAKATGIVTLVLAALLGSAYALGHSLMVDPTPRHPTDVTTKADGPRYADQPSEGDPNSAAHPGGSSGPAEAGQDGSGRDAGGDKLFGAHETTGSPRLALTFDDGPDPRYTPQVLAALREFDVRATFCVVGENAQNHPDLIRAIVDDGHTLCNHSWHHDVGLGARSADAIRADLLRTNDAIRAAVPNAPIVWYRQPGGAWTYPVVSVARQLGMTPLHWSVDPSDWDLPGAAKITATVVTQAAPGSVVLLHDAGGDRQGTVEALRRILPDLTARFELEALPTDPT
- the mshD gene encoding mycothiol synthase — its product is MSSAEPTSDQVTRTDRLAAGEIADVLALASTAADTDGASPLDEHVLLRLRDPDAPALHLIARADDGTLTGYAHLDTTDPVGGIGVELVVHPAYRRRGTGRALARGVLASATGPLRAWAHGDHPSAAALGVDLGFTRARVLWQLRRPLAAPLGEPGLPDGVALRAFRPGADDAAWLTLNARAFSEHPEQGRWTSDDLRVRLAEPWFDPDGFLLAEETGTGRLLGFHWTKVHERPGSARIGEVYVLGVEPTAHGGGLGRALTTAGLAYLRDRRGLDRVMLYVDESNTGAVALYERMGFARWSAHINYHLG